The Punica granatum isolate Tunisia-2019 chromosome 4, ASM765513v2, whole genome shotgun sequence sequence ACTCAGGGATGCTTTGGTGGCTCAAAAGCGAGCAGAGGAAAGTTCAGAGATTGAGAAGTTCCGTGCTATTGAAATGGAGCAAGCGGGAATCGAGGCAGCgcagaagaaggaagaggagtGGATGAAAGAGCTGGAAACTGTGAGAAACCAGCACACTTTGGATGTGGCTGCTCTTCTCTCCACCACTCAGGAGCTCCAGAAAGCTCAGCTTGATCTAGCCATGGCTTGTGATGCCAAGAACCAGGCACTGAGCCATGCCGATGATGCTACTAAGATTGCTGAGATTCATGCTGAGAAGGTGGAGGTTCTCTCGGTAGAGTTGGCTCAGTTGAAGGCCTTGCTTGATTCAAAGCTTGAGAATGAGGCTAATGAGAATAACAAGGTGCTAAGGGAAGAGGTTGATTGTCTGAGGCAAGAACTCAACAAGGCTAAAATCTTTGAGGTGAAGCtggcagagagagagactttTATTGAACAGCTCAATGTTGAGTTGGAAGCtgcaaagatggccgaatctTATGCCTGCAGTTTAGTGGAGGAATGGAAAAACAGAGTCGAGGAATTAGAGATGCGTGTCGCAGAAGCGAATAAATTGGAGAGATCAGCTTCAGAGTCGCTGGATTCAATGATGAAACAGTTGGAGCAAAACAACGATCTATTGCATGATGCCGAATCTGAAGTCGCTGCTCTGAAAGAGAAGGTGGCTTTGCTGGAAATGACAATAGGAAGACAAACGGACGATCTGCAAATATCAGAACATCAACTTGGTCTTGCGAGGGAAAACAGTTCTGGGATGGCAACAATGGTTGAGTCTCTAAAGGTTGAGCTGGAGACTGTGAAGGAGGAGAAAATGCGTGCGCTGAACAACGAGAAACTTGCAGCTTCTAGCATTCAGTCTCTATTGGAAGAGAAAAACAAACTCATAAATGATCTGAAAACCTccaaggaggaagaggagaagagCAAAAAGGCAATGGAAAGCTTAGCTTCAGCCTTGCATGAGGTGTCAGCTGAAGCGAGGGATGCCAAAGAAAAGCTCCTATGCATTCAAATCGAGCATGAAACTTGTGAGGCCCAGATGGAGGATCTTAGGTTGGTGTTGAAAGCCACAAATGGGAAGTACGAAACTATGCTTGACAACGCAAGACAAGAGATGGATCTTCTCACCGCTGCTTCTGACCAATCCAAAAATGAGTATCAGAAAGCCAAGGCCGAGTGGGAGCAAAAGGAACTTCATTTGGTGGACTGTGTGAAACAATCAGAAGCAGAAAATAATGCCGTGCAGGGAGAAAAGGACAAGCTAGTAGATCTGCTAAAGCAGACCGAGGAAGAAGCTCATGCTGCAAAGGAGGAAGAAGCTTGGCTGAAGGATAATCTGAAGAAAGTTGAAGCTGACATCAGCTACTTACAGGTCTCTCTTGGAAAAGCAGAGGCTGAGAACATGGAACTGAAAGGAGGTTTACtggagaaagaaaatgagCTGCACGGACTTCTTCATGAAAATGAGGAGCTTCGAACCAGGGAAGCAGCCTCCCATAAGAAGATTGAGGAGCTGTCTAAGCTGCTAGAAGAAGCTATGGCAAAACACCAACATGTGGAAAATGGTGATCTCACAGATAGTGAGAAAGAGTATGATTTGCTCCCCAAAGTGGTTGAGTTCTCTGAAGAGAATGGGCATGGAGGAGAAGAGAAGCACAAAATGGAGATTCCACCAGAAGATGAGGAGCACAAGAGGGAGAACTCTCATGAACAGAATACGGTTGTGTATGATGAGGCGGTTCAAGAGGGTACAGCCAAGATAGAGGGTGTCAATGGAGAAAAGGAGGAACGCAGCAAAGACAAAGAAGAGGATTCAGTAGAGGTTGAGTATAAGATGTGGGAAAGTTGCAagattgaaaagaaagagtTTTCACCTGAGAGGGAAGCAGAGCGGGAATCATTTGAAGAGGAATTAGATGCAAAAGCAGATTCTCGTGAGAGCTTTGATCAAGTGAATGGGACGAACTCATTGGAAAACATGGAAGACGGTGGAACATCACCATCCAAGCAGCACAgccagaagaaaaagaaaccgCTGCTCAGAAAATTTGGGAGCTTACTCAAGAAGAAGGGTGCTAGCAGTACAAAATAAGTGATCTAAAGATTGATTGGTTGGCAGGTATATTGTATCATTGTACTGCTTCATGCTTGAACCTGAttgtttaatttcttttgcttCCAATTTCCTGGCAGCTAGAAATTGGAAGGTATTTTAGCATCTGCTCTTGTTTCTTCCATCCTTTCTTCTGGCTCCCTTCGATTGTGGTAAGATTTTTTTCTAACCTTCTTTTTGAACTTCTAATCGCACTTTTATCAGATAAAGTGGGAGGGGAAGTGGTAAAACTGgaatgtacttttttttttttccttcttttataACTGTGCGATCTTCTACTGTCAATGGATAGGATTGTCATATCTTGCAGGGAACTCTTTTGTGTCCATTTATTGTTGTTCTATATGAATGTATGCCCATATCAATGTTATATTGCTTTGTAAAGCTTTGTCTCGTCATTACAGTTTGGATGAGGTTGAGAAGAATGTCGTGGACATTTGGTTTTCGTGTTTAAGTGATGAGCTGATAGGTCTTTCTGGTCAGCGTCAGTTAGGGTGGTTGGGACcagtcgagagagagagagaggagaactAGGCTATGAAGTGGTGGTATAATCAACAACTGATGTAGCccatttctttctctctctccgtcTTTCACGGCTAGTCCTGACCACCCCAATTGACAGTGACCAGGGGCGCTGCTCAGGCAGTGGTGCCAGCCGATGAGCCTCCACATCTCTCTCATGGCCCGCCAATTCACCTCACTGACGCTGTCCTCCACCCTCGCAGTCATTGGCTCCGTCGTCCGATGATAATAGTTGTTTTGGGGGGGTTTGAAAGTTTAAAGTGTGCcgtgaataaataaataaaatcaaagtgagcaaatatatatatatatatatatatatatacacaaaaaaCATAGTTGAAAGGTTAAGTTTGCGTTTAGTTTTTATTAGTTTCGGAATAGAGTTGTTACCTTTACTTAATTCTACTCCActttaagaaaatgaaggcaAAATAGGTGAAAAAATTTACTATTgaaaaattgattgtaataattgtaaaaaaatttgtgagtgaatttattataaaattaaagaaaaagataaaaaaaagtaataaataattgaaaatttttaatattaaaaaattaattgtaataatggttaagaaaaagtatatgagagaatttattattagatttgataataagataaaaaaaaattaattattgtattgttgaattgaggaaatAATAGAGTTGAATGGAGTTTTGAtttaaaaaaggaagaaagttTCCAAGTTCATATTTAGGCCAGGGACAATATTCTTCCTGGAAATTAGGGGAAAGATTGTTGAAATTCTATTATTCTAAAGTATAAATTTGCaactttttcaaattattgATTAAGTAAAATTCTAAGAATATGGAAAGCAAATATGagtatttgaaattaaattttcatattaattaCTTTCGACAATAGtcttatattaatatttcatatactactttttattgttttgttttaaGTCCCTTTttataaattggaaaatttttaaataaaaaataaaggaaataaagaagaagagacGGGATATTATTAAGGGAGAGAGGgatgggagagagagagagagaaggggaagAGGGGAAGACCGGGGTTATGGGGGTGCTTGTATTCGGATCGTGTCAAGCCGAAGAATATTATATTCAAATGGGGTTATAAATTCAAGTAAAATGTAACGAAAAAGAACTAAACCTCTCAAATTAGTATTAATTCAATGTGGTTTTTAACCAAAAGTAGTTTGATTAATGatttattgtattaaatttGTTTAAACACAATTTACAGAATTGAACCGAACTGCTTtagttaaattaattttctagaAAAGACAAGATAAAGTCTGCCATAATAAGTTAATgaactttaaaaatattgaaaagtgcgacaaaaaatgataatattcATTAAAACTGTTTGCCTCATAAAAATTACGTCCAATCAAGCTgaatttatctatttttatcaaagttttaacatatattttttagaaataaatttGGTTAatcgaatttaaaaaaattgattatactcgatttactttttcattataaaacggtTACTTTATGGATTTATAACCTCGTATTAaattagtcttttttttttggcttaagcATGATTTTTCCAACTGAACTGAGGCATGCCCACCCCTAGGGCCGCAACCGACCACCCTTCTCCccttgcaattttatcatgtctctctttttctttttcccctaattttctattttataaatttcagaGCGTAATAGCTGTAGAAGCAATGAAGTCGTGGGTTCGGCGGCGGCCAACAGGAGAGAAAGTTGCAGGATAAGAGGACCTCTCTGTCGGCGGCAGTCTTTCAACAGGTGGAGTGGCCAGCGGGAAAGCCCCGCCACCGATTCCGATCTCTTATATcgttttctattttatttattttttaatcaaatcaaattactTATTTGTCCTTAAAAGTATCATCTGTTGCACTCGTGAGTCGTTTTAGATTGAAAATAGACTGGAGGGCACAAAGTGTCTATTTCATGAAAATGAGGGGTACTgtacaaatttttaaaagttaggGGGTAAATATTGCCTACCCAAAGGTTGAGGGACAAACTGCGTTTTACTCTTACATATTTGCTCTGAGTAGACTCTCTTTTCTCTGTAAAATCTGTCTTCTACTTCCTCTCCCTTCTAGTCGATGACCGCAAACCTCAATCCCTTTGACATCAAGCTTCATATGATAAATGCATTGGCTTCGTCGAGCAATTGAGAGGGATTCAGGAGACTTGAGGCCAGTTGGGTAACAAAAATACccaaaattcagaaaataagCATAGATATTGAGAGATGAATAATGggggaagagagaagaaaatggaaacaTGAAATCAAAGCGGATAATGCTTTTGTGTACATATATTCTCAGAGCACCTCAAATCCATATTAAGAGCCGGTATTTTAGAGTTGCATGATCGATTGACACATGAGTGAATGTTGAAAGTGGTTTAGAACCTTTAGGTTTAGGTCAATATATCAAACTGACACATGAGGCCGTGAGTGTTAGTGGTTTAAGTCCACGTGTCCTCATGACACATATTAGCGGGTGTTGAGATGATAAATCTCATATTgaaaaatttagaaagaagatatttggtttataagagattaggtctatttattttttgagtaaattatactggtggtccaaaaaattttaaaaatgtatcaggttggttcaaaaaattttttttgctacttgatggtacaaaatgtttcaaagttgcaATATGATAGTACAAATCGTTATCTCacaattgacgccgtcaagcgaAGCTGACGTGGCTGAAACGTGGCCGACACGTGGCTCTGATATGTTTTTAGGAGTTGGTagaacgttacatgatggttcaaactcttttgaagttgtcacttaatggtccaaaatgttttacagatgtaacataatagtacaaaatatttctttaattaacttaaaggtccacccatgtcaatggcgagataacggtttgtactatcatgttacaactttgaaatattttgtactatcaagtagcaaaaaaaatttttggaccaacctgatacattattaaaactttttgggccaccagtgtaatttaccattatttttattagagaTGAGTTTAATTGGGTGCATCCAATTTTACATAAACAATAAAACCTCTTTCAAGATGACTGGAGCTACCTCCTCATGTCGCGATGAGCTCAGGCTTCCCTCAGCCACCGCTTCCTCCTATAAAGACGAGAGAGGGGCGAAGCTTGTCTTCAAACGAAAGCTCGAGTCGAGGTCCAACGGGGAAGGTACTCGAGCTCCAAGGGGAAAGGTGGCAGAAGCAAGGGATATCAATGGTTGAGGCAAAAGGGAAATAGGATGACGAAGCTAAGTCATCTCGAGGAGTTGGGAAGGAGAAGACAGACTACACAGGGGCGAGagtactctttttttttttgctgaataagaTACTTCATTAATACTAAATAGTAGCATCTACATTTGCAGTAGCATTTAGGTCTGGATACCCATCATAAATACATAGTGAATGAAAATTTGACATTAAGCTAAATTGACCCAAGTCATGAGCAAGGATATTGTCTAACCTAGGATTCCAGGAGCATAATGATTCCGAAAAAAAGATTGAGAGTAGAGATTATATCCTTAACTATGGTCCTAATCTCCCATGGAGTACTATGAGGGTACAAAATGGCTTCAACCAAAAGTAAGGCGTCGCATTGTAACCAAATCTTAGTCGATCCTCTTTCCGTAGCTATGGTTAGGACGAGGAGAGTTGCTCGAGCCTCTGCTTGAAGTAGTTTGTCTTCGTGGGAGATCTGAACCATGATAGTAATAGAGGACTGTCCGGTTGCTGGATAACTCTTGATAGGCATGATCGGGTGTTGTTCCATACTGCATCCGTACTGATGGAGCTCCATTCCGGTCTTGTAGGTTTCTGTGATGTTGTGAGTTGCAAGGATGATGTCTGTGAGCTTCCTTCTTGTTTTTCCGTGTTGCGTCCGCTCCTGTTATGCTCTGCAAAAGATCCTTTAATTCTTTTGATAGTTTCATGAAGGTCAGGTGGTTTTTCTGCATGCAAAATATCATTACGTGAGTTGCATAGTTAATAAAGAGTGATTGCTATATATCGAGAAAACCTAGTCTTATCAAGAGCGTTTGATAGAAACGTGTGTGGAGGGCATGCaacaaaattaatcaaatcctTAGCACTAGTTCTCGGGATCGTGCTTGATTGAAGATCCCAAGGTGATTCTCTCCAAGCAACACGATAAAAGATACAATTGTAAAGATGGTCTAATCTATCGGAGCCGGTTTGACAAAGAGGGTATGGGGTGTTCTTTTCGCTAAACTAGAAGAGGTTTTCACTGACTATTCTCCAGGGATGAGAGAGTTGGTGAGGTTAGgatgaatttttgaagttGAGAAGTTTGggcatttttaaaattaatgtttGGGCCACTTTGATATGTGTTAATCATGTTCATAGAGGGATAAATATCCCTCAATCatagatattttcttttatatattataaatagattaAGTTCAACTTGGTATAGTTCCATGAGTTGCGCAGGtcattagaaaaattaataaaacataattttttgatatatatgaagaaattatttaatttcttgagatcggatatattttaaaaagttttaatatttatcaaaaataaaaaatagttttatagaaaacttttaatacttatttgtgatttttaatataaaagtaaTTGTTATGATcgtattaaaattgaaatattaaatacatGAATATCTTTTCGGAGAAATTAATCTTCTATGATtctatatacaattataaaagTGGGGACGACGTATATAAAGATGCCACGTAGGACAAGTTTAAGTTCTGGTTGAGTGACTTTTGGAGTCACAACCGATGAGAAATCGACAAGTGGCTCGATAAGATGGTGCCACATTATTCgtgaaatttcaaaagtatCATAACTTACAGAAGTTGTAAATTCACTAATGTGTGGGGTTCCAAAAGTCCCTAACTCATACTAAAGTCCAAAGGTTCAAATGCACGAAAGTCCAAAAGTCTCGCGTttcagcttttatatattataatagattAGTTATTTGAGTAATCGAGAAAATACTTAATCACAAATGTTTGCAATTACAACTCCCGTGACTCGCATTATACTTAATCACTCAGTAATGGTTAGCAAATGGACCTCTCATGTATTGtgtttcatattttatatattataatagaaaatAGATATAAGAGAAAGAGGCACAAGGCATTTCTCATTCTTTTAACTCTTTTCTTCAAAGAAAACTCAAATTCATTACTCTGTCAGCAGCTGAGATCTCATTCCACCGGACTCAGATCTGAGAGAGAGAACCACAATCACGAATAACGGTCCAACTTCAAACAAACCGGAGGCGCTTCGCTTGATTGACCGGCTGATCCTTCCCggaaaaaagggcaaaaaaaaaaaaaaagtggaccGGCAACCAGTTCCCGCCAAAACGAGAGAGATAAAGCAGAGCGCAGCCCCCCCTCTTTAGTCAGTGTTGCGGTGAGCTAAGCAATGGCGTCTTCCGCTTCAGCAGCAGTCGTCGGTTCTTCACCTCATCGTCCCCTGCCGCCAGCACTTTCCGACAACAATCTTCAGGTGCGGGTTCTCTTTCACCTCTATGAGAGATTTGGTCTGTACTCTGGTCAACAAGCGTCGTCATGCTGATTGCTGATTAGTGCACCGAATTAATTAGATAATTTCATCATATCACCTCCACTTCTGCTCCAGTTTCACTATCGGCAGCACCAGCAGCGATTAGTACTGTTGctctaaataaattttccctcAGGAAGCTTCGTTCTCTTCCGGTAACCTTAGCTTTGTGCCGCCTGATCCCCGAACTGGCACTGTCTCCGCCTTCTCATTCTCACCCTTTATGTTGGGCATTGCTCTTTTCTGATGACAACGTCTTATGGCCCCCCTGCAACCGCTGTGTTATTTCCTTCCTGAAATGAATGAGTTGACTTAAGCAACGATCGTTAATGTAGGGTTTGTGTATCTTCAAGCTTCAGCCCTGATTAGTTACAGGTGGACTGTCTCTCCATTTATTGCCTGATACTCACAGCAATAAGGAGCGAGACACTTGCGATGGCTTCGGTTTTATTTAGGGGCAGCAACTGGTCCAATTTGAAATAGGCCTCCTGGAGGACTTGTAGAGATAGCCCAAATGTCAGTGGGATGACTGCCCCCATCACCTTCCTCCGTCCTCGTTGCTGATAACAAGCTAGTGGCAGCACTGCTGTAAATGAAAATTGCTTTGATTAGTGCCATTCTTCAACAGtaataatttgattttctcCCTTATACAGCCCCTTTTTGTTCTTCACAAAGCTGCATCTGAGAAAGAAGATAGGAAATCAGTCCGAAGGAGGATGAATATTGCGCCTGCGGATCACCAAAGAGTTGATGCTGGAGAGTGTATGGACGGTTTTCAAGAACAGTTGCAGAGAGAAGCTTTTGAATTTGTCTGGTCAAAGATTGAGAAGACCATCAAGGTTTCTAGTCCTTTTCTGCctattatacatacatatatatatatatatataaaatacataaatatatacatatatgtatttatgtattttcctctcttctttttcccttacttattaggaaaatttgcTGATATAATCTGCTGCAGGCTGTGTTGAAGAATATTAATTCTGACGCATTCAGCGAGATAAATTCTTGGATTCTTGAGTCCTTCCAGGCTATTAACTCATTTAGCTCAACAAGTTCTTATGAGGCCACTCGGTCCTTTCCCACTGCAATTGACCCTGCCTCTAAACGCCTGTTTACGGGTCTAGTCCTCACCAGTAAGTTCTAGGTTTTCCTTCATGTGTCGTGATATCTTGAGTGGCCGATATCTGTAGAAGATCTAATTACTTTGCTTCTGCCCATTGATTACTCTCTTCCTAGTGTTCCACTCTATGTAGGCCATCTTTTAATAACTGGCATTCTTTCATTCATTGCATTCTCAACAAAGTACATAATTGGCAGGAAATATGGAGTTTGTTGACGACTTAATGACATTCGAAGATCTTGCTCAGCATTTGAAATCACAAGGATGTCATGTGGCTAACCTTTCCTCTCTAGAGTTCTCCGCTGATAATGGGACTGGTGGTTGCATCAGAAGCTTGCTTAGACAATTTTTATTATCTGCGGTGGATGTGAGAGCCCATTTCTTCTTTATCTTAGGTCAAGTACATGCAGATTATGGTTGGATAATCTCTAAATTCAGCTCTTGTTTGTCTCGAATGCTGATCTTGGGCAGGCTGCAGATATGTCTATCTTATCATCCTGGTACCATGCCCTAGGTAATGGCACCCCCGTTGTTGTGATCGTTAACGAGCTGGAACGATGTTGTGGATCTGTCCTATCAGATTTCATCATCATGTTGAGGTAAGcctttccatatatatattttgttcatTCAAGGTGATGGGCTCACCCACAAAGTGGTGTGGTTTCATGTAAACTATGTGAAAACTGCAAAACTATACCACGAGCTCATCTCTACATTGGACTCGTTTAAGTGATTAAGTTCTTTGTCCAAGTGAACCTTATTAACAAACTCAAATTCACAATGAGGTcccataaaaaaattgtactCCTAAATGATAGTCTCTATGCAATTAAACTTCAGCTTTCTTATTCACTTTCTATGTGAAAAGGAACATACTTGAGAAAGTTGAAATCCTAGTTCATCTCATGACTTCTGCAGCTTCAGTAACTTTTGC is a genomic window containing:
- the LOC116204006 gene encoding WEB family protein At3g02930, chloroplastic-like, yielding MSSKSKSSLSETPTSKGSPATPRVARISRNVTKSDPDAPSPLQNRRLSVDRSPRTVTSKPALDRRSPKVPAPAEKPAAKTVRGSDLQSQLNLVQEDLKKAKEQIALIEKEKEKALDELKEAQKLAEGANEKLRDALVAQKRAEESSEIEKFRAIEMEQAGIEAAQKKEEEWMKELETVRNQHTLDVAALLSTTQELQKAQLDLAMACDAKNQALSHADDATKIAEIHAEKVEVLSVELAQLKALLDSKLENEANENNKVLREEVDCLRQELNKAKIFEVKLAERETFIEQLNVELEAAKMAESYACSLVEEWKNRVEELEMRVAEANKLERSASESLDSMMKQLEQNNDLLHDAESEVAALKEKVALLEMTIGRQTDDLQISEHQLGLARENSSGMATMVESLKVELETVKEEKMRALNNEKLAASSIQSLLEEKNKLINDLKTSKEEEEKSKKAMESLASALHEVSAEARDAKEKLLCIQIEHETCEAQMEDLRLVLKATNGKYETMLDNARQEMDLLTAASDQSKNEYQKAKAEWEQKELHLVDCVKQSEAENNAVQGEKDKLVDLLKQTEEEAHAAKEEEAWLKDNLKKVEADISYLQVSLGKAEAENMELKGGLLEKENELHGLLHENEELRTREAASHKKIEELSKLLEEAMAKHQHVENGDLTDSEKEYDLLPKVVEFSEENGHGGEEKHKMEIPPEDEEHKRENSHEQNTVVYDEAVQEGTAKIEGVNGEKEERSKDKEEDSVEVEYKMWESCKIEKKEFSPEREAERESFEEELDAKADSRESFDQVNGTNSLENMEDGGTSPSKQHSQKKKKPLLRKFGSLLKKKGASSTK